The DNA region GAATATTAATGAATAAATACTAAACTAAAAAGTTTTATAGTCTAGGTATATTAATGATCAAATTAAAATATCTACGATCTTAATTAATTCTAACCATTCATCAAAATATTCATATCATTGAAGCTTTAATTAAGTTATTAACAACTATTTAGGGAAAGATGATTATTTAAAGATGATTAAATTGAACTAGTTTTATATTCTTAATTCCAATTAAAAGGAAGTTATatccatttttattttcaaaaacaCAAAAACTCATGGTATCCCAAAATTTACAACATTCACACACATGACTGCCATTCAAACCGTCTCTATTTTAAATACATTACTTTTtatcattaaaaaaaattaaatctGTATTAAGTTTGAACCATACGATCTTGATCCAACGGTTTTAAATATCGTAACCgtataaatttaaaaaaaaatcatagTGCAGCCAATCCAGTTACTTCCAAACACTAACCACTTCTGTTAAACTTTGATGATAAGGAAAAAATGCATTTAGATTTTAACAAAATATCTGAAACTATGCAACCAACTCAGTTACATTCAAAGACACAAATTGAACCTACAACATAGAACTAAAACAGttaaatatcaaataacaagCATTAGATCATTACAATAACTGCATTCTCATAAGTCATATTCATATATCACAATCATCATTCACTACTATACTACTACATACATATACACCAAAACGCCTTGTAAATTGCAAACCAAGAAAACAGTACTAGTTTTTTGAGTGGTAGGTTTTATTTATTCACTTTCAAACTATTATATTTTAACTTATATTCTAACCTACCAATATGCATTTTTAGTTTTGCTACCACCATACAAACGGAACAGACTGAAAGCTGAAATACATGATAGTATAACCATACTTAGGCTAACCAAAAATGCACTAGCTAACCCTTCTCCAACTTGGTTGCAGAATTTTCCATACATGTTGCATATCTTCATCCATTGTAACTCTGGCTGACCCATCTTTGCAAACACTGCAGATTGTGCTGCGGCCGCCACCGCAGACACTGTTATGTATGCCATTACCTACACACATAAATTCAAAAGTTATGTCTTAGTGTAACATACTTATTTCGTAatgctggtatgatcgcacctgtAAACTAGTAAAAATTTAAGGGAAAATGTCGTTTTGATGTCATTAGTTTGTCTAATTTTCAATTGAAAAACATTGTGTGCACGGCCATCGTAAGTTTTCAGACGCCATGCATTAGTTAGTCACGATTTAACTGTGACAAAATAAATAGGGTCCTATTTTGCCACGGTATAGTTGCGATAGATAATTTATGAATTCCTATTTAGCCCGGGTTCAACGGAGTCAAATTTTAGAGGCTGTGTGTGATAGTCTGCCGTCTTGCATGCCTTGAAAGACGGTTCTGTCTGTGCGACACTTGGTTAATCAAGTTGAAAATATCGACAAAATATACTTAAACCTAACAAACTAGGGTTGGATGAAAAAGTCTAGCTTCAATAAATGTTTGTTTTAAGTTGTTGGTTGAAGACCATATCTACCATACCCACTTTTCATTAACTTCTATGATCATTTCAAATACCAAACTAAATAAGTAGCTGCAAATGTGATATATCCCACAGTTATGTCTTAGGGTGAATCTTTCGTCAGTACTAACATCAATATCAATTAGGTACGGTTATAGAGATGAAGAGGTCCCACGGTACTAGTTACATTGCTTGACAAGACAAACTTGAGGCCAATTTGGATTCTGCTACATAAATTTCATCCTAGAATCCAAACTTCAAACCTTATCACAAAACAAAACTAACCCAATCACATACAAAAATATAGTCCTTAATCGGTATCGCCTTGAGTTAGTCAAAATCACGTCATTTTACAACCGCGAGAAAATATGTTCATGCATCTAAAATTCTAAATGTACCTGATCACCCGAAAAAATGGCCCAAGCTAAGGGCTTGTTGAAGAGTACACTTCCTTTAATCATACTCACTACACACCTTAGCCCTTGGATTAAGGAATAACCAGCAGCTAACGCATTTGCAACAACCAGAAACCTGTAAAATTTATCAACAAAAGTTCTGTAACAGAAACATAAATCATTTTTCACCGCGCGATTCACTCAAATATCAATGATCGCGATATTACATGTAAAAGTTAGTTTGTTAGTTACACCAGCTAATTGTTTAATCTGCGCATTTTCTCAATGCATGCAGATAGATTAACTAGCTGGCGTAACTAACTTTTACATCTAATACGACTCAATTCAACCCGAATTTAAAACATTGATCTATGCAGCAACAATAAAATTGAGTGAATAAAATCTTACACTAAAGCCTTCATGTCAGTGAATTTAGCTTTCTTCTCAAGTGTGAAAAACACTCTGACTTGTGAATCAGTCACAATAAGAACAACAGCAAGAACACCTAAACCAAGAATCACACACCTCAAAACCAACTCAGTTATCCTAATCTTTCTATCAAACACTTTCATGTCTGTGCTGTGATACACAGGAACAGTTCCAGGACTAATACCTACACCCAAATAACTCATCTCTCAACTCACACTACAATACAATACAAGAGAATTCCTCAAACTAACTTTCTTGTTTTATAGTTAAAAACTAGTGATGATGAAAAGTGTGATAAGTGGTCAAAATTTGAGGCTGCTAAGACAGAGAGAAGAGGTTAAGTAAGTAAGAAAAAAAAAGCACTTAAATTCAACCTATACTTACATGACTCAATAAATGAGTCTGTCCTGACATCTGGTTCAGCATTAAAAGTTTGataaatgaaaagaaaaagaaatgagGTTTTTAGAGCTCTTTTAATTTCTTTCTAGGAAGAAGTAAGTAGTTTCTCATCCCTAGATAAAATCTGATTATATAATAGCAGTGTCTTAATTTCACTCACCTAATGGTAGTGTGTTTCATAAAACTTTATGATGACCCATTACTCTTACTTATACCATACCAAACTAATAAATGAAGGTGTAGGTGTTTTTTTAGAAACCAAACACACAAATAAAGGTGTTTTTTAAGGTAGAAAACGAGAATCTTCTATACACAACTGTAAAGATTAATCTCTTGAATCGGAAGGATCACGATTAACGATAAAGTTCTTTTTTAAAAGAATTTAATACTGCTAAATATTTAGAATTGCGTTCAAATTCAGAACATTTGATAAATCTGGTGTAAAATGAAGGTGTTTGAGTAAATTTTATAGCAAATAAATtgatttattaattaaaatttacTCAACAAAAACATATCTTTACATGAATTTTATTCACTTAAACCATTTTTCACTAATCTAGGAAATGAAACCAAACATAGTCATAAGGGTGGGAAAATGGTTCATACTTTTTATGTTTTCACTATTCTCTTTTGGAGTATGGGTAGGGTCTACAACTTTCATGTGTAGAGAACATGTATGCAAAACACATTAACGGTGTTGTTTGGTCTATAGTGGAAATTTGGTAGTTGAAAACTTACGCAATAGAAAAGATGTTGGAAGAATCATTAAGGTCATTGGTTGCAACCATACCATGTATAAATGAGGATAATGTCATCTCATCTTTGTCCACTACATATCAACAACTTCATTCCACTAAGTTTAGCTTCAAAAGTTGTAAGTTTGCTTTTACACGTGGAAAGAGAGTTGCTTAAAATCTTGCAACACAAAAATGTACATTACTTTGTTCCATTCACATTGCTTAAAGTATCACTATGCTTGTCGATTTTAAGTGCAATAGTAACTTTAAAATTTGTGGGGTTTTTCCTTAAAGACAATTTTTTATATAAAAGTTGTAATCTTTTGCTTTATTAGAAACAAGTGATGTTTTTGACAGCCCGCCTCAAAATCTGTCATTCTCAAACAgtttttttagtattttttttaagTGAATGAGGTTTTTTTAGAGAGAGAAGGTAAGAGATAGAGAGAGGAGttcttaaaaaaaaattaatcttAAGAATTGGATGATATTTGAAGGTTATCTAAAGGTTTAGAAACTCTAAAGGTTTAGAAACATTTGTAAACAATATGGAATTGAGTGCTTTATGTATTGAAATTGGATGAgagatttaaatctcaaatgaGTAGAAATTAAGTGATGTTTTTATGAACTTGTTTATCTAATTTCTTACAACTTATTTATAATTTCTTAATTGATAGTGAATCAAAGAATTGTTCTTTTAAATAATAAGGTTTGATCATCATTTGAATCTTACAAAGTAATTCAATAAAAGAAATAGCAAGTTCATCACAAGATGTATTAAAAAACACCTCAACGTCGTcgtcatcatcatcatttgtTGTGTCATCAAGTTGCACATAAGAGGATGTCGAAGTAATTAGAATAACacttgcatgttccccatcttcatTAGAGGCTTCAACATATCGATTCCATGTACACATAAGTGATTATTTTCTCCTAAATTTTCTTTTCTCGGATCTTTTTCCAACTTAGGACATTCATTTCTAAAGTGTTTAGGTTCTTTACACTCATAACAAATAAAATTTTTCCGTTCATCATCAAATTCTTTAGTTTGTAGAGCCTTAGTCTTCTTGCTTTTAGACTTCAAAACAATATAATTTGGCTTTCTTTAGGGTTCGTCTTCATTCAACTCTATCCCATGACTTTGGAGGGAGCTGACTAAATTTTTAAGAGCTAAAACATTTATATCCTTTGCCTCTTTAATAAGGATTTTCTTTACATAGTCATCAATGGTATGACTTTTTCTAAACATTTTAAATCTAGAGACTAAAGTTTGAAATCTAAAAAACATATTTCCCACATCTTCTTCCGTCTTGAACAACTATTACTACCTCCTTAAAGCTTTGCTTCAAAGTCTTTTACTCGATTTCTATCATCATAGTTAAGACATAATTAATCATATGTGATTTTTGCTGATTCATTATTAGTGGTCTTTTCATACTTCAAAGGAGATAAAATCCATTTGGAAACTTCAGGCTTAATTACAACTTGAATTCCTTCTTTTATTCAATATTTATAGTGAATGAATCCATTATTGAACAAGTGACTTCAAATACAAGAGGGGAGAATGGTGAATTGTGGATCTAAAAAGTTGATAAAAAAATTAAgaaataaaatattttcaaaagaGTTTTATGTTGAAAGAAGATGAGGAGAAAAATTAAAGATAATGAGCTAAAAAATTAAAAGAGATAGGGGAGATATAACATATTTATTAGGGTTTTTCCTGGTGCATTTCAGTCAAAAAATCGAATCAACCCATAATAAACGGAAACCTAAACCAAACCGAACAATTTCAAGTTACCTAGAACCGAACCAAACTTGTTGGTTTGGTATACCGATTTGGAATTTGGATCTATTTTGAACCATTTGAAGACAGTTTTTCTGAAACTGAACTGTTATAATTTTTTTCCgattattttaataatttttttaaactTGTTTTTAGTCTTTTTCTTTTTCAGTTGTGTTTCGATTCAGTTTCAATTTTGGTTCGATGTATTTTCCATTTAGTTCGGTTCCATAACTATTGTGCAATATGGTTAGGTTCACTAACCAAAAATAACAGTTCGATTATTGTAACTTCAGTTAGGTTTGAAGGGTTTTTTTAAACAGTCCTAATATTGACATATAATAAGGGCAACCACATTGAATCGAAAACTATTTACAGAATGCTAACAATCTCCAACTGAATATAATTGCTTCTGCTGAATCATGAAAACTATTTCTTCTTCCCTTTCTCTTTATACTCCTCATAATCGAGTGTTGGAGTCTTTGCAGATATTCTATCTCTTTTGGTAAAGCTTCCATCGTTATCCACCGCTTCTTAACAACTTCAACTGTCATTAATAAGTTCACTATAGATTTCTTATGTTTGGTTTTTAGAGCTTGTTTTGATGCATGAGCGATGTATAAAAATTTACATTGTCAACTAATAAAAAATTCATATGTTGTATAACTATTAAGGTGTATATAACTGAGGTATAATTATTTCAACAAGATCGAACAATTATAATTGAATAACAATGATCAAGTGTGGCTGAGGATCCATGGTCTACTCTTAGAGTATTTGAAATaaactattttatttataatttCTTATGGTATCAGAACTCTTTTAGGCGACTGCTGATGTGATGGTGCAAGCGAATAAAGTGTTGCATGCTAATCAGAATTAGAATGGTGGAGCTGAAGAGTTCTGTGGGTTGGGAAAGTTCCAGAAGTACAATCCTCCAACTTTCAAGAGAAGGTATGACCCTGAAGGTGCTCAAGCATGGCTTTAGGAGATTGATACGATTTTCAGAGTTATGACGTGCACTGATGAGAAGAAGATGTTATTCGGAATGCATATGATGTTTGAGAAAGCTAAGTATTGGTGGGAGAATACCTGTCAGAGGATGGAAACTTCTACTGCGAAAATTTCTTGTGCTAGTTTCAAGAATGGGTTTCTAGAAAAGTATTTTCCATCTGATGTTCGTAGTCGCAAAGAGATATagtttttggaattgaaacaAGGAAAAATGACTGTGACTGACTATGCAGCTAAGTTTGAGGAGCTGTCATTTTGTCCTCACTATAATGGCGTCAAAGCTAAGGGTTCTAAGTTCGTGAAGTTTGAGAGTGGCTTACATCCTGAGATTAAGCAGTTCATAGGCTATCAAGAGATCTGTCATTTCTCAGTGCTGGTGAATAAATGCAGAATTTATGATGAGAATAGTAGATTAGATATGCTCACTACAAGAGTGTGAGTCATAAGAAGAGTGCGAGTCATAATTATGGTAAGCCATATGTGACTCCAGTTGCTAAAAGGAATCAGAAGTCCTAGTAGAAGGATGTAGGTGGGAGTGAAACTAGTGTCTTAATTTTCCTTTGACCATTTATGGTAAATACTTTGAGTTGGCTTGATTTTCTTGCCTTTGAGTCAACTAGATGTTATTATGGGGATGCGCTGGTTGGAGTTCAACCATGTTCATATCAATTATTTTGATAAGACTGTGTTGTTTCCCGAACTAGAAAGGAGTAAAGATTCGAGATTCATATCTACCAATCAATCTGAGATGTGCTTGAAGTAGGATGATCAGGTGCTTGTAATGTTCGCTTACTTGAGAGTGGAGAGTGAAATAATGGTTGTTGATCTGCCTGCTGTGTGTGAGGACCCTGATATTTTTCCTAAGGATATTAGTGATATACCACCGGTGTGTGAAATGTAGTTCTCCATAGATTTAGTACTTGGTATGAGACCTGCGTtgatggcaccgtatagaataTCCACATCATAGTTGGGAGAGTTGAAGAAACAATTAGAAGATTTGTTGGAGAAGAAGTTTTTCAGATCTAGTGTGTTGTCGTGGGGAGCACCAATGTTGTTGGTTAAGAAAAAAAGATGGAAGCATGTGTTAGACGATAGGCCTAGATCTAGAGTGGGGTGAATAGGTCCCAagttaaaaaaaaattatttgaaacTTTGACTTAGAAAATTTTAACACGGAAGTAAGTTTCAAATATTTCCTGGATTCAAAATTGTCTAACCAAACCTTCTATTGAAAATCCCGAATATGTGTAATAGTACCAATAgaatgataataatccacaagtcgATCAACAACTATTAAGcacaactaattgaatactctacaatagtaaaagtctatctccagtgatattcacaaaaaaaaataagtcaagcaatttgtcgaacacttggtATACGAAAACAAAGTTTGgaattttatatggtgtttgttgttctaagaaatccaatcacaaccaaatggttaatgatcaatacaacaaacacaagattcaaaatgtaatcaaaattatgatccaaattATGTTGATAAGGTGATCAAAGAAATCGATAATTTGCGAGTTAaaaaataagagagagagagagagagagggggagATGAGACAGCCTATGTCCCATTAGtgaaattctaaaataaaatacagaaaatttaaaatttttaaataacaagactgaattaattaaaatatactACTTCACATATATATGCTTCAAATATGTTTTACATAAAGTTTGATACCGTTAAGACTAGTGGCCTTGCCACGTAGATAAAACTTAAAATAAAAGTACATGAAGAAAATCAAAAGAAAGCTTAACAGAAGGACCCCCTAAGTCCAACATGACTGACACTTATACTGACTGTATATAATATTACGTACTAGTAACGATGTGATAAGCGTTTGACAAAACGCTAGCAACCTTCAGCCTTGACATTATCGTAATCTGTCACTCCATAGCCTTCCCTCCTAAAGGGTCTAGCTCGTCGCCTGATCGTCATAGATCAATCCAAAGATGCAAGACAAAAAGAATACAGGGCTAAGATTTACGTACAAGTTTAAAAGTGGGAATAGGATGTAAAATAGTAATATATATACATGACAACCACAATTATTCGAACAAGCGCATCTTTATTCCATATTTACCTATACTCTATAAGTATTTATTCTAATGCATCCTTGAACTATATGCTGACTCAGGCCACTAAACGCTGTCAAGGATACCTATCCCATTTACCAAGATCAGATATCACAAGACCACATGCCACCAACGTACTCCCAATTACCAAGAGCTACGCCACCTAACTTCACATGGAGTCCAGGTGTTATAAGTCGATCGTCCCCGAGGATTCAGGCCAAGACCCTCGTCTTGCCTAGCATGCATAAATAATAATCCCCGTCGGGATTGTAGGCGACTGATCAACCTCGTACGTCCCATACCGCACGGCAGTGGACTTATACATTCCTCAATGCAGGTCTATATGATCACTCAATCATC from Lathyrus oleraceus cultivar Zhongwan6 chromosome 1, CAAS_Psat_ZW6_1.0, whole genome shotgun sequence includes:
- the LOC127076584 gene encoding CASP-like protein 2B1 — translated: MSYLGVGISPGTVPVYHSTDMKVFDRKIRITELVLRCVILGLGVLAVVLIVTDSQVRVFFTLEKKAKFTDMKALVFLVVANALAAGYSLIQGLRCVVSMIKGSVLFNKPLAWAIFSGDQVMAYITVSAVAAAAQSAVFAKMGQPELQWMKICNMYGKFCNQVGEGLASAFLVSLSMVILSCISAFSLFRLYGGSKTKNAYW